A window from bacterium encodes these proteins:
- a CDS encoding winged helix-turn-helix transcriptional regulator: protein MDVFTAVADPTRRQVLDLLLLREHAAGELVDAFPGLSQPAMSRHLRVLREVGLIQVRADAQRRLYSLRPEALAELHAWISRYRVFWAQSLDALGAHLDAMPSIPPRQESEL from the coding sequence GTGGACGTCTTTACGGCCGTGGCGGATCCGACCCGCCGACAAGTCCTGGACCTGCTCTTGCTGCGTGAACACGCCGCAGGGGAGCTGGTCGATGCTTTCCCGGGCCTGAGCCAGCCGGCCATGTCGCGGCACCTGCGGGTGCTGCGCGAGGTGGGGCTCATCCAGGTCCGTGCGGACGCGCAGCGACGGCTGTACTCGCTTCGTCCGGAGGCCCTCGCCGAGCTCCACGCCTGGATCTCGCGCTACCGGGTGTTCTGGGCGCAGAGCCTGGATGCCCTGGGCGCGCACCTCGACGCCATGCCCTCAATCCCCCCTCGACAGGAGAGCGAACTGTGA
- a CDS encoding SRPBCC family protein, with amino-acid sequence MHPAGQVDIDGDTATLRFERTYPHPPEKVWAALTDPEQLGAWFMTKATIDGRPGGSVEMISGPAQFHWTGPILEWDPPRRYSYEWNLPPHPHVPNGEASIVTWELFPEGQGTRLKLTHQKLTTGTALGFAPGTHAFLDRLGAQLDGAALPNWMHRYEEVKHAYPAWSR; translated from the coding sequence ATGCACCCCGCCGGCCAGGTCGATATCGACGGCGATACCGCCACCCTGCGTTTCGAGCGCACCTACCCCCATCCCCCCGAGAAGGTCTGGGCGGCGCTGACCGATCCTGAGCAGCTCGGCGCCTGGTTCATGACCAAGGCGACGATCGATGGCCGTCCTGGTGGTTCGGTCGAGATGATCTCGGGCCCGGCCCAGTTCCACTGGACCGGCCCCATCCTGGAGTGGGATCCGCCCCGCCGCTATTCGTACGAGTGGAACCTGCCGCCGCACCCGCACGTCCCGAACGGCGAGGCCTCCATCGTCACCTGGGAGCTCTTCCCCGAAGGGCAGGGCACCCGGCTCAAGCTGACCCACCAGAAACTCACCACCGGCACGGCGCTGGGCTTCGCCCCTGGCACCCACGCCTTCCTCGATCGCCTGGGCGCTCAGCTCGACGGCGCGGCGCTGCCCAACTGGATGCACCGCTACGAAGAGGTCAAGCACGCCTATCCGGCCTGGAGCCGCTAG
- a CDS encoding ZIP family metal transporter: MTSSLANTLVYSTLAGLGSMIGAALVLKGEGWLRQFLPLVISFAAGTLLGVAFFDLLPEAQEMTTRNIFPWVLGSFIAFYFLENLLHYHSHHHVGHHHPMGLVAFLGMTFHSLIDGIIIGVGFEVSPALGFVTTMGLLAHELPQGIAVTSILLHAGYSKSRAIAYAGLVALATPVGAVGTSLVTRGLQPESVGILLAIASGSFLYVAASDLIPESHAAKHALTGVLLLMGVAFVYGIVQLFHAH; encoded by the coding sequence ATGACCTCTTCACTCGCCAACACCCTGGTCTACAGCACGCTCGCCGGTCTCGGCAGCATGATCGGCGCCGCCCTCGTCCTCAAGGGTGAAGGCTGGCTCCGTCAGTTCCTCCCTCTGGTCATCAGCTTCGCGGCGGGCACCCTGCTCGGCGTCGCCTTCTTCGACCTCTTGCCCGAAGCCCAGGAGATGACCACCCGCAACATCTTCCCCTGGGTGTTGGGCAGCTTCATCGCCTTCTACTTCCTCGAAAACTTGTTGCACTACCACAGCCACCACCACGTGGGGCACCACCACCCCATGGGCCTGGTGGCCTTCCTGGGGATGACCTTCCACTCCTTGATCGACGGGATCATCATCGGCGTGGGCTTCGAGGTCAGCCCCGCCCTCGGCTTCGTCACCACCATGGGCCTCTTGGCCCACGAGCTGCCCCAGGGCATCGCCGTCACCTCGATCCTGCTCCATGCGGGCTACAGCAAGAGCCGCGCGATCGCCTACGCGGGCCTTGTGGCACTGGCGACCCCCGTCGGCGCGGTCGGTACCTCGCTGGTGACCCGCGGCCTGCAACCCGAGAGCGTCGGCATCCTGCTTGCGATCGCTTCGGGCAGCTTCCTCTACGTGGCGGCCTCGGACCTCATCCCCGAGAGCCACGCGGCGAAGCACGCCCTCACCGGAGTCCTGCTCCTCATGGGCGTCGCCTTCGTCTACGGCATCGTCCAGCTCTTCCACGCCCACTGA
- a CDS encoding tetratricopeptide repeat protein, producing MLKARIITAVALAALTFAAPAAWAVDTSRAELEELQRRVDLDPKSPDAHFDLAMGLARTVKLESGYASLKKVIELDPTYADKVIAKYKPLVDQNKQNVEAFFRLAFGYYFKGWNLQQTDPNSVEGAQSKALARQAFEAIITHDPKYVWGYNYLGYLIAEGGDLDKAIEHWRQAITVEDNAVAHFLIGQAYMRQGKMAEGVMETATAMRMRGLNP from the coding sequence ATGCTCAAGGCACGTATCATCACGGCGGTCGCCCTGGCGGCCCTCACCTTCGCAGCCCCTGCCGCTTGGGCCGTGGACACTTCCCGCGCCGAGCTCGAAGAGCTCCAGCGCCGCGTCGACTTGGACCCCAAGAGCCCGGATGCGCACTTCGACCTGGCCATGGGCCTCGCGCGCACCGTCAAGCTCGAGAGCGGTTACGCGTCCCTCAAGAAGGTCATCGAGCTGGACCCGACCTACGCCGACAAGGTCATCGCCAAGTACAAGCCCCTGGTGGACCAGAACAAGCAGAACGTGGAGGCCTTCTTCCGGCTGGCGTTCGGCTACTACTTCAAGGGCTGGAACCTTCAGCAGACGGACCCCAACTCTGTAGAGGGGGCCCAGAGTAAGGCGCTCGCCCGGCAAGCCTTCGAAGCGATCATCACGCACGACCCCAAGTACGTCTGGGGTTACAACTACCTGGGCTACCTGATCGCCGAGGGGGGCGACCTGGACAAGGCCATCGAGCACTGGCGCCAGGCCATCACCGTCGAGGACAACGCCGTCGCCCACTTCCTGATCGGGCAGGCCTACATGCGCCAGGGCAAGATGGCCGAGGGGGTCATGGAGACCGCCACCGCCATGCGCATGCGCGGCCTCAACCCGTAA
- a CDS encoding ABC transporter ATP-binding protein, protein MSAIAVNDLSAGYGRPAFSGVSFKVEPGEFVGLLGPNGAGKSTLLKVLSGAIAPMAGNVELAGLELGRYKAQALGRKLAHLPQHPPDDRDFTVREVVAFGRHPHHGAWGWGDEERDREVVQEAMAAVAVSDWANRRMGSLSGGEQQRVRLAQALAQEPEVLLLDEPTAWADLRFQLDLLKRVSDLARTRRIAAVAVLHDLNHAAQFCSRLLLLHHGRLAQDGAPHETLTPSAILDAFGVPVLVQRHPETGAPYVLPRLTEA, encoded by the coding sequence ATGAGCGCGATCGCCGTCAACGACCTCAGCGCGGGCTACGGCCGGCCGGCTTTCTCGGGGGTTTCGTTCAAGGTGGAGCCGGGCGAGTTCGTTGGCCTTCTGGGCCCGAACGGTGCGGGCAAGTCGACCCTGCTCAAGGTCCTCTCGGGGGCGATCGCGCCTATGGCGGGCAACGTGGAACTCGCCGGCCTGGAGCTTGGGCGTTACAAGGCCCAGGCCCTCGGTCGCAAGCTCGCGCACCTGCCCCAGCATCCCCCGGATGATCGGGACTTCACCGTGCGCGAGGTCGTCGCCTTCGGCCGCCACCCGCACCATGGGGCCTGGGGCTGGGGCGACGAGGAGCGCGATCGCGAGGTCGTGCAGGAGGCCATGGCGGCGGTGGCGGTCAGCGACTGGGCCAACCGAAGAATGGGCTCTCTCTCGGGCGGCGAACAGCAGCGGGTGAGGCTCGCGCAGGCGCTCGCCCAGGAGCCCGAGGTCCTCTTGCTCGATGAGCCGACCGCCTGGGCCGACCTGCGCTTCCAGCTCGATCTGCTCAAGCGGGTCTCGGATCTCGCGCGCACGCGCCGGATCGCCGCCGTCGCGGTGCTGCACGACCTGAACCACGCGGCCCAGTTCTGCTCGCGGCTCTTGCTCTTGCACCACGGCCGCCTCGCCCAGGATGGCGCCCCCCACGAGACCCTGACCCCTTCGGCGATCCTCGACGCGTTTGGCGTGCCGGTGCTGGTCCAGCGCCACCCGGAAACAGGCGCCCCCTACGTCCTGCCGCGCCTAACCGAAGCGTAG
- a CDS encoding iron ABC transporter permease has protein sequence MTKSAPSARAFATALRPLALPGLLVLLLVAAVLGLRWGSVDVATISWIDFITLRAKDTTAGVILYDVRLPRVLLAIAAGFGLAASGTTWQALLRNPLADPYLIGVSAGGALGAGIAIVFGSHLPFGANAVPLFAFAGSLLAVGLVYALAGQGGAASIERVLLVGVALGAFLTACLSMLTFWHADSIATLYFWMLGGFSGRGWEELFQMLPYLAVGFGILVTQLRHLNVMQLGPERARSLGVDVVRCQRLLLAGASLTTAAVVSASGMIGFVGLVVPHLARLLVGPDLRRALPVACLMGAILLVLSDLVARTAWAPTEVPVGVLTALFGAPFFLYLILKERRA, from the coding sequence TTGACCAAGTCTGCCCCTTCGGCTCGCGCCTTCGCGACCGCCCTTCGCCCCCTCGCGCTGCCCGGCTTGCTCGTGCTGCTCCTCGTCGCGGCCGTCCTCGGCCTGCGCTGGGGGAGTGTTGATGTTGCAACGATATCGTGGATCGATTTTATCACCCTGCGAGCGAAGGATACGACCGCAGGGGTGATCCTCTACGATGTGCGCCTGCCGCGGGTGCTGCTCGCGATCGCCGCGGGCTTCGGGCTTGCCGCCTCGGGGACGACCTGGCAAGCGCTCTTGCGCAACCCGCTTGCGGACCCTTACCTGATCGGCGTTTCGGCGGGCGGGGCCCTCGGGGCGGGGATCGCCATCGTCTTCGGTTCGCACTTGCCCTTCGGGGCGAACGCCGTGCCCCTCTTCGCCTTCGCGGGCTCGCTTTTGGCGGTGGGCCTGGTCTACGCCCTCGCGGGCCAGGGCGGGGCGGCCTCAATCGAGCGGGTGTTGCTGGTGGGCGTGGCGCTGGGGGCCTTCCTGACGGCGTGCCTGAGCATGTTGACCTTCTGGCATGCGGACTCGATTGCGACCCTCTACTTCTGGATGCTCGGGGGCTTTTCGGGGCGCGGCTGGGAGGAGCTCTTCCAGATGCTGCCCTATCTTGCGGTCGGTTTCGGCATCCTCGTCACCCAGCTGCGCCACCTCAACGTCATGCAGCTGGGGCCCGAGCGGGCGCGTAGCCTCGGGGTGGACGTGGTCCGCTGTCAGCGCCTGCTGCTTGCGGGGGCATCCCTGACCACGGCCGCGGTGGTCTCGGCCTCGGGGATGATCGGCTTCGTGGGCCTCGTGGTGCCGCACCTGGCGCGGCTCTTGGTCGGGCCCGACCTGCGCCGTGCCCTGCCCGTGGCCTGCTTGATGGGGGCGATTCTCCTGGTGCTCTCGGACCTGGTGGCCCGCACGGCCTGGGCCCCGACCGAGGTTCCGGTCGGGGTGCTGACGGCCCTTTTCGGTGCGCCCTTCTTCCTCTACCTGATCCTCAAGGAGCGCCGGGCATGA
- a CDS encoding YraN family protein → MAKKTESGRMALGRMGEALAASHLEREGYAIVARNARTRWGELDLVARDGGAWVFVEVKTRRGARFGFGAEAVTYAKQRKIIRMAQIFLAQRALWDVAIRFDVIEVTLEEADPPKIRHLVGAFGA, encoded by the coding sequence ATGGCCAAAAAAACCGAAAGCGGCCGCATGGCGCTGGGCCGCATGGGGGAAGCCCTCGCAGCGAGTCATCTCGAGCGCGAAGGCTACGCGATTGTAGCACGCAACGCCCGCACCCGATGGGGCGAGCTGGACCTGGTGGCGCGCGACGGTGGCGCGTGGGTCTTCGTCGAGGTCAAAACCCGGCGCGGCGCGCGCTTCGGGTTCGGGGCCGAAGCCGTGACCTATGCCAAGCAGCGCAAGATCATTCGCATGGCTCAGATCTTCCTGGCGCAGCGCGCGCTCTGGGACGTGGCGATCCGCTTCGATGTCATCGAGGTGACCCTCGAAGAGGCCGACCCGCCAAAGATCCGGCACCTGGTCGGTGCCTTCGGCGCTTGA